DNA from Amorphoplanes friuliensis DSM 7358:
GGCGGCGCCCACCCGAAGAAGGTCAAGGCCTGCCAGACCCTGACGCGCATCAACGGCAACCCGGCCCGGCTCAAGCCCGCCGAGATGATGTGCACGATGGAGTACGCCCCGATCACCGCCGAGATCAAGGGCACCTGGCAGGGCCGCAAGGTCGACTGGTCGCGCACGTTCGGCAACCGCTGCGACATGATCCGCACGACCGGTGTCCTCATGGCTTTCTGACCGCGCGGCGCCTGTCGCCAATTGGTCAGATGGGTGTGCAACATTCAGCTATTTGCAAGCGTCTATCTCATGCCGGGATCGTCCCGGTGACATGGGGGAGGACGCATGCGCCGACGAAAGCTACCCGCATTTCTGCTGGGTGTCGTCACCATCACCGCGAGCGCGACCCTGGCCGGAGCCCCGGCCGCACAGGCTCTGCCGGCCGGAGCGCCGGCCGATAAACCAGCACCGAGCACCACGAGTTCGGTCACGCTGATCACCGGCGACCGGGTCACCGTTCGCGGAGACGGCACCACCTCCGTCGAGCCCGGACCCGGCCGTCGTGACATGAGGTTCGCCACCTACCGCACCGCGACCGGGCGCCACGTCGTCCCGGTCGACGCCCTGCGGCTCCTGCGGGCCGGCAAGCTCGACGCGCGGCTGTTCGACCTCACCGCACTCACCGCCGCCGGCTACACCGACGAGCGCACCCGCGAGCTTCCGCTGCTGGTCGCGTACCCGAAGGCTCAGGGTGGGAAAGCACGCAGCGCGACCACCGTGCAGGGCGCGCGTGTGACGCGCGACCTGTCGGCGGTCGGCGCCCTCGCGGTCCGTGCGGACCGCGCCGCCCGGGCGTCCCTCTGGGAGGCGATGACCGGGGGTACGGACGCAGCACGCACCCTGCAGCCCGGCATCGACCGGATCTGGCTCGACGGCAAGCGCAAGATCAATCTGGATGTCAGCGTGCCGCAGATCGGCGCGCCGACGGCCTGGCAGGCGGGCTTCGACGGCACCGGCGTCACCGTGGCCGTCCTGGACAGCGGCATCGACGCGACCCACCCCGACCTGGCCGGCAAGATCGTCGCGGCGGAGAACTTCACCGACGCGCCGGACGCCGACGACAACGTCGGGCACGGCACTCACGTCGCGTCGACGATCGCCGGCACGGGTGCGGCCTCCAACGGTCGTTACAAGGGTGTCGCCCCCGGTGCCAAGCTGCTGATCGGCAAGGTGTGCGGCACCGAGTTCTGCGAGGAGTCGGCGATCCTGGCCGGCATGGCCTGGGCGGCCGAGCGCGCGCCGATCATCAACATAAGCCTCGGCGGTGACGACCTGGAGGGCATCGACCCCCTCGAGCAGGCGATCAACGACCTCACCGCGCGTTACAGCACGCTGTTTGTCGTCTCCGCCGGTAACGCCGGCGGTTTTGCCCCGGTCGGCTCGCCGGCCAGCGCCGATGCCGCCCTGGCGGTGGGTGCCGTGGACCGCGACGACCAGGTCGCGGACTTCTCCAGCCGGGGACCCCGCGTCGGTGACAACGCGATCAAGCCCGAGATCACGGCACCCGGTGTCGAGATCGTCGCTGCCAAGGCCGCCCACGACGTGATCGGCGGACCCGCGCCCGTCGCCGGGTACTCCACCCTGTCCGGCACGTCGATGGCGGCGCCGCACGTGGCGGGTGCCGCCGCGATCCTGGTGCAGCAGCACCCGGACTGGAGCTCGCAGCAGCGCAAGACCGTCCTGATGGGAGCGGCGAAGCCCACCGAGGGCTTCGACGTCTTCGCGCAGGGCGCCGGCCGGGTCGACGTGGCCCGGGCGATCAAGCAGAGTGTCGGCGTCGACGAGGGCTCGGTCAGTTTCACCGGAGGCCAGTGGCCGCACGGCGATGACACCCCGGAGTCGAAGACGGTCACCTACCGCAACAGCGGCACCGCGCCGGTCACCCTGACGCTCGCGGTGGACACCACCGGACCGGCCGGCCTCTTCACCGTCAGCCCCGGCACGCTGACCGTGCCCGCCGGTGGCACGGCCACGACCACGCTGACCTCCGACACCAGCGTCGACGGTCCGGAAGGCCTGCTGTCGGGCTACCTGACCGCGACCGGTGCGGACGGCCTGAAGGTCGAGACGCCCATCGCCGTCAACCGTGAGCCGGAGAGCTACGACCTGACGTTCAAGGCCCTCGGGCGCGACGGCGCGGCGGCCGAGAACGCGTACATCTCGCTCTTCGATCTGAAGACCGGTACGCAGTACCAGATCTTCGGGGCCGACTCCGCCAAGCGGCTGCCGAAGGCGGAGTACGGCATGTACTCCTTCATCGACAGCGAGACCGAGTCCTCCCTGGTGGCGCAGCCGAAGCTCGCGATCACCGGCCCGGCCACGATCACGGTCGACGCCCGGGACGCCAAGCCGGTCGACGTCAAGGTGCCGCGGGCCGACGCCGTCCCGACGTTCATCGTGCTCGGCGCCGACTGGACCATCGAGCAGGGTGTCATCGGTGCCGGCATCATCGGCCTGGAGTTCGACCAGCTCTTCGCCGGTCAGCGGGACCCGAAGTCCAGCTTCGACGGGTTCCTCAGCTCGGCCGTCATCGCGCTCGCCCAGGGCGACGGGGTCAACAGCCCGTACGTCTACGACCTCGCGTACTTCCGCGAGCAGAAGATGCTCGACGGGCTGCGCAAGAACGTGAAGGCCAAGGACCTGGCGACGATCAAGGCCACGTACGCCACCGAGGCCACCGGCGCGCAGGGGGTCAAGGCCAACTCGGCCCGGTACACCCCCGACGGCTCGTACTGGGGTGTGTTCATTCCGTTCGACCCGCCGTTCCGGCGTACCGAATATGTCAACACGGACAACAAGGCCCAGTGGAGCTCGGCCTTCGAGCAGCAGCTGCCGCCGGTCGGCGACGGCTGGCCGGAGACGCTCGCCTCGGCGACGGCGACGCCGGCGACCTTCCGCGGCGGCCGCACCTACCAGCAGGAGTGGAACCGGGCGGTGTTCGCACCGACGGTTGCCGGCGCCGAGTACGACTGGGACTACGTCAGCCGCCTCGGTGACCTGCTCTGGGTCGGCATGCCGAGCTTCGGTGAGGGTCCGGGCCACCCCGGCTTCTCGACGATCGACTCCGCCCGCACCGCGCTCTACCGCGGGAACACGCTGGTCACCGAGGTCGACACCGAGTGGGCCGAGGTCGAGCTGCCCGCGGCGGCGGCCGACTACCGCCTGGAGAAGTCCGTCACCCGCAGTGCACCGCACCAGTTCTCGACGCAGGTGTCGGGAACGTGGACGTTCCGCTCCGGGAACGTCGCCGGTGAGACACCCAAGCAGGTCGCTCTGTCGACGCTGCGGTTCAGCCCCAAGCTCGACGACCGCAACAGCGCACCGGCGGGCCGGCCCTTCGTGGTCCCGGTCCACGTCGACCACCAGGCCGGCACCGGTACGGCGAACAAGGTCACCGTCGACGTCTCGTACGACGACGGGCGTACCTGGACGAAGGCTCCGGTGGCCGGCTCCGGTGACCACCGTGTCGCCGCCGTGTGGCACCCGCGGGGCAAGGGCTTCGTGTCCCTGCGGGCCTCCGCCACCGATCAGCACGGCGGCACGGTCACCCAGACCGTGATCCGGGCGTACGCGATCGGCTGACCACGCTTTTTGCGGAGTGACGAGGGGGTGGTGGCTGCGGTCGCCACCCCCTCGTCGTACCCGGCCGATACGCTGCGCACGTGGACACCGCATCGACGCGTACCCCCCGACCGCCTGTCACCGTGCGTACCGCCGCCGTCTGGGCCGTGCTGCGGCGCGAGCTCGAACGCAGTGCCGGACGCTCGCTGACCGTGCTCGACGTCGGCGGTGGGACGGGAGGCTTCGCCGTGCCGCTGGCCGAGGCCGGGCACACCGTGACGGTCGTGGACGCCAGCCCCGACGCCCTCGCCGCCCTGACCCGCCGGGCCGCCGACGCGGGAGTCGCCGACCGGGTCCACGCGGTCCAGGGCGACGGTGACGCGCTCGCCGGACTGGTCGAGCCGGCCACCGCCGACCTCATCCTGTGCCACTCCGTGCTCGAGGTCGTCGACGACCCGGCCGGGGTCGTCGCCGCCATCGGTGCGGCGCTGCGCCCCGGCGGTGCGGTCAGCCTGCTCGTCGCCGGGCGGGCCGCGGCCGTGCTGGGCCGGGCGATCAACGGCCACCTCGGCGCGGCGACGGCGCTGCTCGACGACACGGACGGCCGCGCCGGCACACGCGACACCCTGCGACGGCGTTACGACGCGGAGACCGCGTCGGCGCTGCTCGGCTCGGCGGGCCTCACCGTCGAGGAGATCCACGGGGTACGCGTCCTCGCCGACCTCGTCCCGGCCGCGGTCGTGGAGGCCGACCAGCAGGCGATGCTGGACCTCGAACTGGCCCTCGCGGCGCGCCCGCCGTTCCGCGACATCGCCTCCCAGCTGCACCTCTTCGCGCGGCGCCCATGACCGATCAGCTGCCGGCCGAGGCGTTCGGGACGGTTCTGCCCGCGTACGGGGAGGGCAGTCTCGCCGATCTGATGCCCAGCGTCTCCGCCCTGCTCGGGGTGCCGGGGACCACTGACGTGCTCGGGCTCGGTGCGCAGCTGGAAGGTGTCGACCGGATCGCGGTGCTGCTCGTCGACGGGCTCGGCAGCTACCAGATTCCGGTCGCTGCGGCGTACGCGCCGATTTTGCAGGAGCTCCCGGG
Protein-coding regions in this window:
- a CDS encoding S8 family serine peptidase, with protein sequence MRRRKLPAFLLGVVTITASATLAGAPAAQALPAGAPADKPAPSTTSSVTLITGDRVTVRGDGTTSVEPGPGRRDMRFATYRTATGRHVVPVDALRLLRAGKLDARLFDLTALTAAGYTDERTRELPLLVAYPKAQGGKARSATTVQGARVTRDLSAVGALAVRADRAARASLWEAMTGGTDAARTLQPGIDRIWLDGKRKINLDVSVPQIGAPTAWQAGFDGTGVTVAVLDSGIDATHPDLAGKIVAAENFTDAPDADDNVGHGTHVASTIAGTGAASNGRYKGVAPGAKLLIGKVCGTEFCEESAILAGMAWAAERAPIINISLGGDDLEGIDPLEQAINDLTARYSTLFVVSAGNAGGFAPVGSPASADAALAVGAVDRDDQVADFSSRGPRVGDNAIKPEITAPGVEIVAAKAAHDVIGGPAPVAGYSTLSGTSMAAPHVAGAAAILVQQHPDWSSQQRKTVLMGAAKPTEGFDVFAQGAGRVDVARAIKQSVGVDEGSVSFTGGQWPHGDDTPESKTVTYRNSGTAPVTLTLAVDTTGPAGLFTVSPGTLTVPAGGTATTTLTSDTSVDGPEGLLSGYLTATGADGLKVETPIAVNREPESYDLTFKALGRDGAAAENAYISLFDLKTGTQYQIFGADSAKRLPKAEYGMYSFIDSETESSLVAQPKLAITGPATITVDARDAKPVDVKVPRADAVPTFIVLGADWTIEQGVIGAGIIGLEFDQLFAGQRDPKSSFDGFLSSAVIALAQGDGVNSPYVYDLAYFREQKMLDGLRKNVKAKDLATIKATYATEATGAQGVKANSARYTPDGSYWGVFIPFDPPFRRTEYVNTDNKAQWSSAFEQQLPPVGDGWPETLASATATPATFRGGRTYQQEWNRAVFAPTVAGAEYDWDYVSRLGDLLWVGMPSFGEGPGHPGFSTIDSARTALYRGNTLVTEVDTEWAEVELPAAAADYRLEKSVTRSAPHQFSTQVSGTWTFRSGNVAGETPKQVALSTLRFSPKLDDRNSAPAGRPFVVPVHVDHQAGTGTANKVTVDVSYDDGRTWTKAPVAGSGDHRVAAVWHPRGKGFVSLRASATDQHGGTVTQTVIRAYAIG
- a CDS encoding methyltransferase, with product MDTASTRTPRPPVTVRTAAVWAVLRRELERSAGRSLTVLDVGGGTGGFAVPLAEAGHTVTVVDASPDALAALTRRAADAGVADRVHAVQGDGDALAGLVEPATADLILCHSVLEVVDDPAGVVAAIGAALRPGGAVSLLVAGRAAAVLGRAINGHLGAATALLDDTDGRAGTRDTLRRRYDAETASALLGSAGLTVEEIHGVRVLADLVPAAVVEADQQAMLDLELALAARPPFRDIASQLHLFARRP